One Caenibius sp. WL genomic window, CGAGCAGGGCCACCCGATCCGCACCACGGTGTCGGAAATGGGGCCGCTGCTGCTGGCGCGTCTGCTCGATCTCAACGAAACGCAGGAAGGGGTGCTCAATATCGTCTTCCGCTATGCCGACGAACAGGGGTTGCTCCTGCTCGATATGGCCGATTTGCGGGCGATGCTGGCCTACACCGCCGACAATGCGGCGGACCTGACCACCAAATACGGCAATGTCACCAAACAGAGCATCGGCGCGATCCAGCGCCAGTTGCTCTCGTTCGAAAGCCAGGGGGCGGACAAGTTCTTTGGCGAACCGGCGCTGGAGATCGAGGATTTCCTCAAAGTGGACGAGAAAGGGCGCGGCTATATCAACGTGCTCGCCGCCGACCGGCTGATGCAGAGCCCCAAGCTCTATGCCACGTTCCTGCTCTGGCTGCTGGCTGAGCTGTTCGAAGTGCTGCCCGAAGTGGGCGATCCGGAACAGCCCAAGCTGGTGTTCTTCTTCGACGAGGCGCACTTGCTGTTCGACGATGCGCCCAAGGCGCTGCTGGACAAGATCGAGCAGGTCGTGCGGCTGATCCGGTCGAAAGGCGTGGGCGTCTATTTCGTGACGCAGAACCCGATCGATGTGCCGGAAACGGTGGCCGGGCAACTGGGCAACCGGGTGCAGCACGCGCTGCGCGCGTTCACCCCGCGCGACAAGAAGGCGATCAAGGCGGCGGCGGACACGTTTCGCATCAATCCCGATCTCGATGTCGAAACCGCGATCACCGAACTGAAAGTGGGCGAAGCGCTGGTGTCGACGCTGATGGAAGACGGCGCGCCGTCCATCGTCCAGCGCACGCTGATCAAGCCGCCGCGTTCGCGCCTCGGCCCGATCGATGCCAAGGAGCGGGCGATTATCCAGTCGGTCAGCCCGGTTCAGGGCAAGTACGATACCGCGGTCAACCGCGAAAGCGCGGAGGAAGTGCTGGCGCAGAAAGCCGCAGATGCCGCTGCCACCGCGCAGGAAGTGGCGCAGCAGGGCGCGGAGGAAGTGGGCAAGCGCGAGCGCAAGTCGCCCGCGCTATGGGATGGACTTGCCGGCAAAGTGGCCAAGGCTGCCGCCGGGGCCGCCGCCGCCAGCGCCGGTTCGATCCTCGCCAGCACGCTGCAGGGCAAGACCAGCCGCGCCAATCCTAAGGCCAGCGCGGCCAGCGCGGCTGCGGGAACAGCGGCGACGGAAATCGGCAAGGCATTCGGCATTCCCGGCCTTGGCCGGTTCGCCCGCAATCTGATCGGCGGGCTGATGCGCTGAGATCAGCGCCTCACGCCTGGCGCGAAGCCATACCCTAACCCAGCGGCAG contains:
- a CDS encoding helicase HerA-like domain-containing protein, whose protein sequence is MSDIFIGLGANGERQVLNLKRANRHGLVAGATGTGKTVTLQGIAESFSAVGVPVFLADVKGDLSGISMPGSHDLKNAASLEARAKELGMDDYAYADNPAIFWDLFGEQGHPIRTTVSEMGPLLLARLLDLNETQEGVLNIVFRYADEQGLLLLDMADLRAMLAYTADNAADLTTKYGNVTKQSIGAIQRQLLSFESQGADKFFGEPALEIEDFLKVDEKGRGYINVLAADRLMQSPKLYATFLLWLLAELFEVLPEVGDPEQPKLVFFFDEAHLLFDDAPKALLDKIEQVVRLIRSKGVGVYFVTQNPIDVPETVAGQLGNRVQHALRAFTPRDKKAIKAAADTFRINPDLDVETAITELKVGEALVSTLMEDGAPSIVQRTLIKPPRSRLGPIDAKERAIIQSVSPVQGKYDTAVNRESAEEVLAQKAADAAATAQEVAQQGAEEVGKRERKSPALWDGLAGKVAKAAAGAAAASAGSILASTLQGKTSRANPKASAASAAAGTAATEIGKAFGIPGLGRFARNLIGGLMR